In Candidatus Roseilinea sp., one DNA window encodes the following:
- a CDS encoding membrane protein, producing the protein MASLLGDLNLLAIALAGAMIGCGLALLPGLHVFNVAGLALLLSTRGVIGLADQALAMFLLGALVGWAVVNVIPAVFLFAPDDANVVVVLPTTKYLMRGHGIEAALLVGAGSLGALLGLALLAPILEEVLYPLRTIVQPHTGWMLVAIIAFLLLGEWPRANDLAPPVRRLLSAWAYLGAGLLTFILSGLLGFVLLYRSPIAVESAFVNLMPAFIGLFAVPGLLQILLFGAKPPPQATALPADIEPRLLLRGSLTGLSGGLFASVLPVVSGGIGGLLAGHATAQWNDRLFMISLGASKVAYYVGSFLLLFVPGLTLTRGGMAWMLSSVYVPYGWRSYWLAVAAMALAGAVAFVVLIGLARATAKLINRLNVKWIAGGSLVIAVAITFAFTGWGGFVIMLVATTVGLIPVIVGGRRLNCLGVLLMPITLNMIGVGPVVAQWLGLL; encoded by the coding sequence ATGGCCTCTTTGCTCGGTGACCTGAACTTGCTCGCCATCGCGCTGGCCGGCGCGATGATCGGATGCGGTCTGGCGCTGCTGCCCGGCCTGCATGTGTTCAACGTGGCCGGGCTGGCGTTGTTGCTCTCGACACGTGGCGTCATTGGCCTGGCCGATCAAGCATTGGCGATGTTCCTGCTGGGCGCATTGGTGGGTTGGGCGGTGGTCAACGTCATCCCGGCCGTGTTCCTCTTTGCGCCGGACGACGCGAACGTGGTCGTGGTGCTCCCGACGACGAAATACCTCATGCGCGGGCATGGCATCGAAGCCGCGCTGCTGGTCGGAGCAGGTAGCCTAGGCGCGCTGCTCGGGTTGGCGCTGTTGGCGCCGATCCTGGAAGAGGTCCTGTACCCGTTGCGCACGATCGTTCAGCCGCACACCGGATGGATGCTGGTAGCAATCATCGCCTTTTTGCTGTTAGGCGAGTGGCCGCGCGCCAACGATCTGGCGCCGCCGGTGCGACGCTTGCTATCGGCATGGGCCTACCTCGGCGCCGGCCTGCTCACGTTCATCTTGAGTGGACTGCTGGGGTTCGTCCTGCTCTATCGCAGTCCGATCGCCGTCGAATCGGCATTCGTCAACCTGATGCCGGCGTTCATCGGCCTATTCGCCGTCCCCGGCTTGCTGCAAATCCTCCTGTTCGGCGCGAAGCCGCCACCGCAGGCGACTGCGCTGCCGGCCGACATCGAGCCCCGGCTGTTGCTGCGCGGCTCGCTGACCGGCCTGAGCGGCGGCCTGTTCGCCAGCGTGTTGCCGGTCGTCAGTGGGGGCATCGGCGGCCTGCTGGCCGGGCACGCCACCGCGCAGTGGAACGACCGGCTGTTCATGATCTCGCTGGGCGCATCCAAGGTGGCCTACTACGTGGGCAGCTTCCTGTTGCTGTTCGTGCCCGGGCTGACGCTGACGCGCGGCGGCATGGCGTGGATGCTGAGCAGCGTCTATGTGCCGTATGGTTGGCGCAGCTACTGGCTCGCCGTCGCTGCCATGGCGCTGGCCGGCGCGGTTGCCTTCGTTGTGCTGATCGGGCTGGCGCGCGCGACGGCGAAGCTGATCAATCGCCTCAACGTCAAATGGATCGCCGGTGGGTCGCTGGTCATCGCAGTTGCGATCACGTTCGCGTTTACCGGCTGGGGCGGATTCGTGATAATGTTGGTGGCGACGACCGTCGGCTTGATCCCTGTCATCGTCGGCGGCCGGCGGCTGAATTGCCTCGGCGTGCTGCTGATGCCGATTACCCTGAACATGATCGGCGTCGGCCCGGTCGTGGCGCAATGGTTAGGACTGCTTTGA